DNA from Terriglobia bacterium:
CATCAAAGCGGACGCTTCCCCTATACGGCAGAGGCTACGGAGTTACCTGATGATCGTCGGTGGCGTCTTGGGTCTGTCGCTGCTGGCGGCAATCCTCTTGTCATCGGCATTTCGCCGCGCGGTTGCACGACCAATTGTCGAACTCGCAAACTCCGCGCGATTCGTGTCCAGGGAAAAGGATTATTCCGTCAGGGTGCCGGAGACGGGCACGGGCGACGAACTGTCCGTCCTGGTGGATGCGTTCAATGAGATGCTGTCCGGTATCCAGAGCCGGGATCTGGCGCTCGATTCCGAGCGCGCGCGCTTGAGAGCGGTGCTGGAGAGCGCTCCGATAGGGATCATGGTGGTCGATCCAAAGTCGCAGAAGATAATTCTCTCCAACAGAACCATGGACGAGATTCTGCAGGAACCCGCAGGCTCGTTCGGAAAACCCGCTTTAAGTTGGAGCGCGATGCGACCGAATCGTGAGCCCGTGACTTTTGACGAACGACCCCTGATTCGCGCGCTTCGTGGAGAGGTCGTTACCGCAGAGGACTACATTCTCGTTCGCAGCGACGGCACGGAAACATGGGTGAGATCGAGCGCAGTACCGGTACGCGAAAAGGACGGTAATATCGCGGCAGGATTGGTGGCGGTGATCGGGATCGACGCACAGAAGAAAGCGCAGGAGGCACTGCTGCAGGCCGAAAAACTGGCGGCGGCAGGGCGGTTAGCGGCTTCGATTTCCCACGAGATCAATAACCCGCTGGAGAGCGTGACCAATCTGCTTTACATTGCGCTCTCCCAGGATTCCCTCACACCCGAGGTGCGGCACCTTTTGACGCAGGCGGACCAGGAACTATCGCGGGTCACGCACATTGCCACGCAGACTCTGCGTTTTTACCGGCAGTCGACGAATCCCACCTCGGTGGATATGGGCAATCTGATCGATTCGGTGCTGCAGTTACTCTCACCAAGGCTCCGCAATATGGAAGTCGAGGTAGGGAGAGAATACGGCGCGAAGACGCGTATCACCTGCTTCGAGGGCGAACTGCGGCAGGTTTTCACCAATCTGATCAGCAACGCAGTTGACGCAATGCCTAAAGCCGGAGGACGCCTCATTGCACGAACCAAGCAGGTTGGGAGTTCGAACGGAACAGGACTGCAGGGCATACAAATCACGATCGCCGACAACGGACAAGGAATCCCGGCGGACCTGGAAAGCCGCATCTTCGAACCGTTCTATACGACCAAGGGAAATCGTGGCACGGGACTGGGGTTGTGGGTGACGAAGGAAATTATTGCAAAACATAAAGGAACCATTCGAGTCCGAAGCACGGTTGGACGTGGCACGGTATTCATGATCGTGATTCCGTTTGCGATTGCCAAAGAAGACAGTCGGCTCGCCCAACTCGCATAGGCTGCGACGTTCCAGGTGCATTCGGTGTTATGCGGCCCGATCGTGCGAGCCATGCCGCTCCCATTCACTACGCAACTGGAAGAGGCGAAGGATGTGGCTGCGCGTATCGTGCCCCCCCCGGGCGGTACTAGCTGGCCCTGGGGAAGGGTTTCCTGTGCGGAGATGCACTTGCGTGCGCGGCGGACAACTGCGCTCAGCCGTCGGCGCGAGCGCGAAGGCCAGTCATGGAATGCACCTTGATTCGAAAGAAGACGGGATCGATGAGCTGGTCACCACCTTTGGCCTGGCGCTCGGCAAAGGCGATTTGCCACCAGCGGCTGCGCTTCTCCAGCAGGCTGCGCGCATGCGCACGTTCGTGTGTGAAGCGTGGTTCGACCAGTTCCTCGTATTCGCCGTTGAAGACGACGCTCGTCCACTGGATTTCGTTGCTGATTTCGTCGATGGCTACGCACACTTTGGCGTTCTCGCGCATCCATTCGATCTTCTGCCCGAAGGTGGAGATAGCATAGATATAGCCGGAGTCGTAGGCGACGTTGATGGGAATCACGTAGGGCTGGTTGTCCTGCGCACAGGCGAGCCTGCCCAGTGTAATGCGGGTTGCAAACTCCATACATTCGTTCTCGGTCATTTCATCGATCGTCATGATTGCTTCTCGCGCCCAAGCTACGAACCTATTATTCCATTGATGGCGCTTTCAGGTGTTGGATGCGCGTCTTTCCCGCTGGACTGTTCTCAGCATCGGTTCTAACCTCTTTCGATAAACCATGGCGACCGAAACCACGCAGC
Protein-coding regions in this window:
- a CDS encoding pyridoxamine 5'-phosphate oxidase family protein translates to MTIDEMTENECMEFATRITLGRLACAQDNQPYVIPINVAYDSGYIYAISTFGQKIEWMRENAKVCVAIDEISNEIQWTSVVFNGEYEELVEPRFTHERAHARSLLEKRSRWWQIAFAERQAKGGDQLIDPVFFRIKVHSMTGLRARADG
- a CDS encoding ATP-binding protein; the encoded protein is MRLQPSISRKLTWLNVLVSATALAITAIALIVYDQSSYRRILLENISAQADVVGRNSVSSLVFADPQTARNTLSALDSVPNILAASLFTADGHLFASYSRRPDLAITAMGTPTSTVQEYPDRTLVLTRQLLSGDQVVGYLTIKADASPIRQRLRSYLMIVGGVLGLSLLAAILLSSAFRRAVARPIVELANSARFVSREKDYSVRVPETGTGDELSVLVDAFNEMLSGIQSRDLALDSERARLRAVLESAPIGIMVVDPKSQKIILSNRTMDEILQEPAGSFGKPALSWSAMRPNREPVTFDERPLIRALRGEVVTAEDYILVRSDGTETWVRSSAVPVREKDGNIAAGLVAVIGIDAQKKAQEALLQAEKLAAAGRLAASISHEINNPLESVTNLLYIALSQDSLTPEVRHLLTQADQELSRVTHIATQTLRFYRQSTNPTSVDMGNLIDSVLQLLSPRLRNMEVEVGREYGAKTRITCFEGELRQVFTNLISNAVDAMPKAGGRLIARTKQVGSSNGTGLQGIQITIADNGQGIPADLESRIFEPFYTTKGNRGTGLGLWVTKEIIAKHKGTIRVRSTVGRGTVFMIVIPFAIAKEDSRLAQLA